In Calliopsis andreniformis isolate RMS-2024a chromosome 9, iyCalAndr_principal, whole genome shotgun sequence, the genomic window AGTATCAACCGTCGAATTCATATTCCCTCCAGTGTAACAATTGGATCCACTGTGCTCCTTTCCATGAATTCTCCGACCGAACGATTAACTCACTAATagcagacttctaagaccctacctgGACAGTTCGTTCGAAACGAGATTGCTGTGTGGCGAGTAAACGGTCGGGTTCTTGTACATGCTGCAGACCAGTCTCTCCCTGCACGTTTCCTCGAAGAATCTCAGCTGCTTGAAAATTTCTTCCAGCCTGCCAACTATTGGCCCATAGTACTCGTCATCGTAGGACTGGCGTTGCGTTACCACAGGTGTCTTCGTCTCCACTTGCGAACTTTTCGCAGATATTTGTCGCAAATTTTGCTGACTGACAACAGCATAAGAGTTTTTGATATTTGCTGCAATTGGCAATGTGGATGGAGCCAAGTTCCCAAGATTTGGAGGGACATTGGTAATAGAAGGTGTAGTGGGTTGCTGTACTACAGCTCGACGATTGCTATCAACGTACGCCGAGTAGGCCAGGTTGTGAGCTGAGACTGGAGGACGTTTCTCTTGGAACGAAGACGCAATTGGCTGAACATTCGGTGCATATTGGGGAGCACCATAGTTCCCTGGATAGTTAGGCGCTGGGAAGGGCGCTGGAAGTACTCCTGGAGGGCGAACAGGAACAGCAACGTTGCCTATGGGCTCGTTATGAGCTTCTTCAGGATCTTCGTAGGGCTCGATGCCCCATTCCTTTAACTCTTCCATGTCTTTTCGGTATTGGATGTGAGGATGCGCATAATCGTACGTGTCTAGATCATCTTCGTCGTGATGGTGATGGTGATGGTTGTAATAAGCGGGAACTGGCACTGGAACTGGAACGTGATGATGGTGGTGTGCTATCTAAAATGGACatcaaatttattaatattgcataacATTTTTATAACATTCAGTAATACCCTTAATATTTACTAATATTTAATGAATATTTTTCTCACGTTCCCTAAGTATCGTTCAAAGTATCTGAAGACCATTTGTACCTGATGATGATGGTGATGATGGTACTTCGCAGAGTGCGAGGAATAATAACTGGAGCAGAGTTTGAAGACGTGCGCAAATGCGGGTATGAAGAAGAGCAGCAGCTTTAGGAACAGCTTCTTCGCAGTGCCCACTCCGAACAGGAATGGTATCACAAACATAAACTTCAGCTTGATTAATTTaatgatcagcagcagtgccaataGACTGGTCAGCAGCTTGTTCTGTATGAACTTCCCTAAAACAAGAATAACACGAGTTAAACCACCTGGAAGAGATATGTATCTTCTAGGAACTTGTGGATCAGGATTAGCTCAACGTGGAATTGAATATcggaacaaaaataaaaaacagaaggCTAATCAAATTGCAGGTTACATGTACAGTAGCGGTCATTGCGcatagaatgtggactgagagaTTATTACTCTAACAGGATTCGATATGATCTGTAATGTAGGATTGTAGTTAATCCATGAACCATAATCGTACTTATTTTCTTGAAGATTCTTCCTTGATTAATAAGCCCACGTTCACCGAAATCTACCCTCACGAGGGCGCCATTTTCATCCACCTCCTTAGGACTGATCTTCACAGCAGCACCCTCGAAGAAGAATTCTGGTAATTGAATTTCGTAATCCCTAGTTGCAAGGAACTTCACCGCCTTCTTCCTCATCGCATTAGTTACTTCCTCCAAAGGTGATTGCTCTTCATCCATCTCCCGTCCTTTTTCTCCCCCCTCCTCTTCACTTTCCTCTTCGCTGCAATCATCTTTACTCGAACCCTCCACAAGATTATCATCCAAAGTCTCTTGATCATCCTTCCTACGACACGTCCCATAGTCCAAGCTGTTTTTCGTCAATGTCAACCCATCGAACACGGTGATATTGTCGCGCTCAACAAAGGCACTATCCAGATACGAATAAGCATTCTTCTGTATACAGGAGAACGTGACAGACTTGTCGCAGTCCCTGAAGAGACCATCCCAAAGCTCGTTGCCAGTTTCGTTCGACCCATGGAAGATCCTCGCGTATGTCTTCAAGTTCTTGAAACTGAAGAACGAAGAACTCGCGTGCGACAGGCACACGAGAAGCACAACAGTCCTCAGATACATCCTCAACGATGACTAATTCGCTGTTCACCGCGGCACAACGTGGCCTGGAAACCTGGGCCGGATATCAAGCAGCTGCTATCGCCGAGAATCGAACAGAACGACCCCGTATGTAGAACAGCCGACAGGACACCCACACACTTTTGATTTCGTCAAGCTGACACACATTCACGCGCACTCGCGCCAATTCCTTCGGTCTCGAGTGCTCGCTGGCGACGATACAATTCAATTTAGTTTACGAACGTCGAAATCGAAGGACCCAGCTGGTTGGTTTTCAGGCTAATGCACAAGATCGAACCAAAAACTGCTGCTTCTTCGTTGCATCGCAGACGACCTCTTCGACACGTTCGTGTCACCTAGGCCGCATGTCACGTCGTCCACgttcctctctctccctctcttgcTCTTCTCTTCCTCTCGCGAGACGCGCTCCGTTCGATCTCCCGCTCAAAACTAACCACAGGCTTCTCCGTTCTTGGTTACAATTCACCTGAGCGTCAAGTGTGTCAAAGGCCCTCCTACTCCGTCCACGGCCACTCCGTGGAAGGTCATTATCGTCGTCTCCTCTTCGGCTGCAACCAGCCGCGCTCCGTGTTACACGCACGCATGTGCCGGAAGGCGTTCCAGGGAGCACTTCAGGGGATTTCGGAGTTCGCCTGCATCGTTCCGCGTTTTCGGCGGCCCGTCTTGGCTCCGGTTCGCGGTGAAAGCAGCTGGGAGGAATGTGGCTCGTTCTGACGCTGATTTCGATATTCTGAGTGCGTGGATGCTTTGGTGGAATCCACTGGATCTTTTATTGGACGTTtctgtgttagagggttgagtgagagGTGTGGGGGAACGTTGGATGTTTCGAACGTTGGGAATGATGGATGTTTCGGGGATGATTAGGTGTAAATGGGGATCCAGTGGTTTTGGTGCACTGAAGATTCAGATGAGAAGATGATAAGATATTCTTCAAAGGGTTGCGTGAGGATTGGTACTGCTGATTTGCTTGAAGAGTAGTGAAAAAAtagtttgaaatttttttagTAGAAGATGATGAATTATTCAAACATTCAGTAATGAGAAGTATTATTAGGATAATGTAATAATTTTTGAGGAGGAATTTGGTTTTCCCGAAATGTAGATATTTAAATTTACCTCAATTTTGTAGTGAAACTGCCACTGGTTTTTTTAGAATATATATCTGCATAAGTATCGGTAATctagtaataaaatataaaattttaataaagatTTTATcgctaattataatataatatattcagAGATTGAGGTTGCAATATTAAActtgaatattatattttctactATCGTAAAACTGGCaatctttaaaaataaaaaactgaATTTTTACTGATAGGATTTATGAATATTCTGTTTTCAATTGCGATACATAAAATTCTTACATTATACTTGGAAAATTTCTGCATAAATAAAATTTCGAAATAGTTGAATAAAAATCTCTTGCAATTATCAACCATTTCTATCAACAGTTGTCTATCCTATGAAAAAACTATAATCAGTATATTTCTAGCAAATTAAAAATGTGAATCCATAGTGTCATATTTACTGATGCTTAAGGAAACTCAGCTCGTTTTCATAAGAGGCAATAAATCATTAAACCGTAGCACTATTTACGTGCCGTCAAACCGGTTGGATACGATCTCGCAAGTGATCTACTTTGATTGCCAATAGATTATCGATCAAAAACATTTAAGTGTTCCTGTAGAGATAATAAAAACAGGTCATCGTCAACTTTCAACAAAGTCCCTCCAGTCGATTTTCGAATCCCCCCTTGAGTAGAGACAAAAGGAAAAAGTAGAGCGCGAGAGAGCGAAATTCGGAACGTACAAAGAAAAACACAAAACGATGCAAAACAGAGAACATCCAGTGTGGAATATTAAGTAACTTCATCTAGCCGTAAGTTTCCGTATCGAGGTTAATTGTTGTGACAGACGTCGCAAAATCGGAGATTTGTGGATCGTTCGAGTTGATcttctttttattaaaaaagtgtTCCCAGTTAAGGTACTCCTATCTGGAACAAACTCGAGAAATACCTTCATCATCTTTCTTTTGCTAGGAGAAAATAAAGCTACCGATTTTCGGTAAAAATGTCTTGTTTGTCATTACTATAATCGTGGTGTGATCCGAAGCGAAAAAAAAAACTAGAAAATGCTTAACCAGTTGAGGAGAAATCACTGGTGAACGAACTCTTCGTTGCGTCAGATTACCATGTTTTGATTTTCCGAAAATCTATGAAAGATAGAGAATAAAAAATCTTTATTTCTAAAAATCTTTTATTTCTCAAAGACTAGTGTTAACACCACCAACGTCAAGTTATGTACATAATAAGATGATTCTTATTTCTACTCAGCCAGAAGATCTAATCCTTCGATATTCTTCTTCAAGTTTTATTTTCTCTACTTTATTACCTATTAATTAATTGATGAAAAAATATGCCAGATGCTCTGTTTTAAGACTATAAATATGAATGATAGTTTCAGTTGCATAACTATGA contains:
- the Osi17 gene encoding DUF1676 domain-containing protein Osi17, with protein sequence MYLRTVVLLVCLSHASSSFFSFKNLKTYARIFHGSNETGNELWDGLFRDCDKSVTFSCIQKNAYSYLDSAFVERDNITVFDGLTLTKNSLDYGTCRRKDDQETLDDNLVEGSSKDDCSEEESEEEGGEKGREMDEEQSPLEEVTNAMRKKAVKFLATRDYEIQLPEFFFEGAAVKISPKEVDENGALVRVDFGERGLINQGRIFKKIRKFIQNKLLTSLLALLLIIKLIKLKFMFVIPFLFGVGTAKKLFLKLLLFFIPAFAHVFKLCSSYYSSHSAKYHHHHHHQIAHHHHHVPVPVPVPAYYNHHHHHHDEDDLDTYDYAHPHIQYRKDMEELKEWGIEPYEDPEEAHNEPIGNVAVPVRPPGVLPAPFPAPNYPGNYGAPQYAPNVQPIASSFQEKRPPVSAHNLAYSAYVDSNRRAVVQQPTTPSITNVPPNLGNLAPSTLPIAANIKNSYAVVSQQNLRQISAKSSQVETKTPVVTQRQSYDDEYYGPIVGRLEEIFKQLRFFEETCRERLVCSMYKNPTVYSPHSNLVSNELSRDPQELKRSGTETSSSQKFHRYLSAARIGQDGGDCLRMYPCHINTE